One Thermoplasmata archaeon genomic window, CTCGAATATCATCCGCGAATACGATGAGAAGAGGGTGCGAATCGGGGCAATAGCCTCGCACTCGGCGCTGGACGTCTTCGACGGCGCCATCGAAGAGGGCTTCCGAACAGTCGCGGTCTGTCAGAGGGGCAGGGAGGCGACCTACGCCCGCTACTTTCGGGCCCTGCGGGACGGGAAGGGGAGTTTGCTCAGAGGCGTGGTTGACGATGTGCTCATCCTCGACAGGTTCTCGCAGCTGCTGGACGAGGCGAACCAGGAGGCGCTGAGGAGTACGAGCACGCTCTTCGTTCCCAACAGGGCCCTGACGTCTTACCTCTCCATTGAAGACGTCGAGGACAGACTTCGCCTCCCACTCCTGGGGAGCCGAAACCTACTAGCGAGCGAGGAGAGGGGGAGGGGAAGAGATTACTACTGGATACTAGAAAGAGCGGGTCTCCCCTTCCCAGAGAGGGTAGACGACCCCAGAAACATAGACCGTCTTGTCATCGTAAAGCTGCACCACGCGGTCAAGAAACTCGAGAGGGGCTTCTTCACAGCCGCATCCTATGATGAATATAGGAAAAAGTCCGAGCAACTCGTCTCGCAGGGAGTGATAACTCGTGAGGACCTCGCCGGCGCCCGCATCGAGCGCTATATTATAGGACCAGTTTTCAACCTCGATTTCTTCTACTCGCCCATTGAGGACAAGATGGAGAGAATCGAGCTTCTCGGAGTCGATTGGCGGTTTGAGAGCAGTCTGGACGGCCACGTCCGCCTCCCGGCGCCCCAGCAGCTCACGCTCGGCGAGGACCAGCGTAACCCCGAATACACCGTCTGCGGCCACAACTCAGCCACGCTCAGGGAATCCCTCCTCGAGAAGGCCTTCGCCCTGGCAGAGAAATACGTCAAGGCCACGCAGGAGCACTACCCCCCCGGCATCATCGGCCCCTTTTGCCTCCAGACATGTGTGGACAAGGACCTCAATTTCTGGATATACGATGTGGCACCGAGGACAGGGGGCGGGACCAACATCCACATGTGGTTGGGCCACCCTTATGGAAACGCCCTCTGGCGCATGCCGATGAGCACGGGGAGGAGGTGGGCGCGGGAGGTCAAGAGGGCAATAGAGACGGGGCAGCTCAATAAAATAGTAACCTAAGCGAGGCCGCGGGGAAATGGGGTTTCATGGTCGGCCGCGGGCCGGGAGCCCCGGGGCCAGAGCTCAGGGAAATCCTAGGGAGTCCACGAATTCCTCTCTGAACTCAACGCTTCCGGCCATCTCTACATACCGAATTCGCCGCGCGATCTCTTCGGCCCTCCTCCTCTCCACTGTCGACAGGAGCATCATTCCCGCGCCCGTCGACGCAGCGTTCCCGAGGGAGAGAATTCTCTCCTCCTCCACCTGAGGGAGCAGGCCGATTCTCAGCGCGCTCCTCCTGTCAAGGTAATTGCCGAAGGCCCCGGCCAGAAGTATTCTCTCGAGCCCCGAAGGTGGGATTCCGGCTCGTCTCAGAAGGACCTTTGCCGCCGCGCAAATCGCGGCTTTGGCGAGCTGCAGATTGCGGACGTCGTCCTGTGATATATACACAATCGAAGGCCTCCGACTGAGCACAACCCTCTTTCCCCACGCTCCGGTCTCCACCAATGGGTGATCGACGAGAGCGCCTCTACGGTCCAAAGCCCCGGCGTCGAGCAGCGCGGCGACAGCATCCACAAGTCCCGAGCCAGCGATTCCGACCGGAGGCGCTCGGCCCGCGGTCTCTATCAGCAGGGCTCCTGTCCCTGCCCTCCCTCCAATGCGACGCCCTTGCCGGGATGATGCGCCCGTACGCGAGACGGGGACGCCTGCGATATTTTGGCCACGCCCTCCCCACCCCGAAAGGTCCTCCTCGCCCTCACCCTTCAGCCTAACGGTGACTATGGCTCCGTCCGCGGCTCTCATACCGCACTCTATTTGCGCCCCCTCGAAGGCTGGTCCGGCGGCGGCGGTGGTCCCCATCACAGTTCCGTTGAAGGCGAGCAGAACCTCGCCGTTCGTGCCTAGGTCAATGTAAAGCGTCGGGCCCTCGCTCCG contains:
- a CDS encoding formate--phosphoribosylaminoimidazolecarboxamide ligase family protein, whose protein sequence is MLGPEEISNIIREYDEKRVRIGAIASHSALDVFDGAIEEGFRTVAVCQRGREATYARYFRALRDGKGSLLRGVVDDVLILDRFSQLLDEANQEALRSTSTLFVPNRALTSYLSIEDVEDRLRLPLLGSRNLLASEERGRGRDYYWILERAGLPFPERVDDPRNIDRLVIVKLHHAVKKLERGFFTAASYDEYRKKSEQLVSQGVITREDLAGARIERYIIGPVFNLDFFYSPIEDKMERIELLGVDWRFESSLDGHVRLPAPQQLTLGEDQRNPEYTVCGHNSATLRESLLEKAFALAEKYVKATQEHYPPGIIGPFCLQTCVDKDLNFWIYDVAPRTGGGTNIHMWLGHPYGNALWRMPMSTGRRWAREVKRAIETGQLNKIVT